The following coding sequences lie in one Catharus ustulatus isolate bCatUst1 chromosome 5, bCatUst1.pri.v2, whole genome shotgun sequence genomic window:
- the WFS1 gene encoding wolframin isoform X2, with protein MNSDPGPNSSPSHPQQHLGRSQLNAAPVDHGENSQRPGTSSGDSATSSVPGYSRSREKTEKKEGMKEEPEVLFEELLERAKAGEPKAQTEVGKHFLRLAEEEDEELNNCSAVDWFILAAKQGRREAVKHLRRCLADRRGITSENEEEVKKLSSETDLERAVRKAALVMYWKLNPKKKKQLSVSELLENVGQVDNEDGEKQPGPVPKSVQKQRRMLERLVNSESKKFIALDDFVEITKKYAKGIIPSNLIMQEEEDDELAGKSPEELPLRLKVVKYPLHAIMEIKEYLIDIASKAGMHWLSTIVPTHHINALIFFFIISNLTIDFFAFIIPLVIFYLSFISMVICTLKVFQDSKAWENFRALTDLLLRFEPNLDVEQAEVNFGWNHLEPYIYFLLSVFFVIFSFPIASKDCIPCSELATVSVFFTVTSYMSLSTCAEPYTRRALMTEIAAGCLSLLQVLPGNVGYLKFLGKTFFTVPVGHFFVINVSIPCLLFLYLFYLFFRMAQLRNFKGTYCYLVPYLVCFMWCELSVVILRESSGIGLVRASIGYFLFLFALPVLGVGIALMCLVHLIKWFLSLELMKIIVTLVLCAVPLLFRWWTKVNFSAVEVVKSLTRSSIVKLILVWITAVVLFCWFYVYRSEGMKVYNSTLTWNQYGFLCGPRAWKETNMARTQILCSHLEGHRVTWTGRFKYVRVTEIDNSAESAINMLPFFIGDWMRCLYGETYPLCDPKNVTLEEEELCRLKFLTKHKCHMKMFDRYKFEITVGMPFSSKNGSKPIEEDDITKDIVLKASNEFKKVLLNLRQGSIIEFSTILEGRLGSKWPVFELKAITCLNCMSKLLPAGRHVKIEQDWRSTVHKAIKFAFDFFFFPFLSAA; from the exons AGGGCATGAAGGAAGAACCCGAAGTGCTCTTTGAAGAACTGCTTGAGAGGGCCAAAGCTGGAGAACCAAAAGCACAAACAGAG GTGGGGAAGCACTTCTTGAGATTAgcagaagaggaggatgaagaacTTAACAATTGTAGTGCAGTTGACTGGTTCATCCTTGCTGCTAAGCAAGGCCGAAGAGAAGCTGTCAAACACCTGCGTAGATGCCTGGCAGACAGAAGAG gaATAACTTCTGAGAATGAGGAAGAGGTGAAAAAGTTATCATCTGAGACTGACTTGGAGAGAGCTGTGCGAAAAGCTGCCTTGGTCATGTATTGGAAATTAAATCCAAAAAAGAAGAAGCAATTATCAGTTTCTGAACTGCTGGAAAATGTTGGGCAAGTTGACAATGAAG ATGGTGAGAAGCAGCCTGGCCCGGTCCCAAAGTCTGTGCAGAAGCAGAGAAGGATGCTGGAGCGCTTAGTGAACAGTGAAT cTAAAAAATTTATTGCTTTGGATGACTTTGTTGAGATTACTAAGAAGTATGCAAAGGGAATCATCCCATCTAACCTGATtatgcaggaggaggaagatgatgagTTGGCAGGGAAAAGTCCAGAAGAACTACCCCTACGACTGAAG gtTGTAAAATATCCACTTCATGCCATTATGGAAATTAAAGAATACCTTATAGATATTGCATCAAAGGCAGGAATGCATTGGCTGTCTACCATTGTTCCAACACACCATATCAATGCTCTCATCTTTTTCTTCATCATCAGTAATTTGAcaattgatttttttgcctttattatTCCACTAGTCATATTCTATTTGTCCTTCATTTCTATGGTGATTTGCACACTGAAAGTTTTTCAGGACAGTAAGGCTTGGGAAAACTTCCGTGCTTTGACTGACTTACTGCTTCGTTTTGAACCAAACCTAGATGTCGAGCAAGCTGAGGTGAACTTTGGATGGAATCACTTAGAgccatacatttattttttactctcagtattctttgtaattttctccttccctATAGCAAGCAAAGACTGTATACCATGCTCAGAGTTAGCTACTGtctcagttttcttcacagtgacAAGTTACATGAGTTTAAGCACGTGTGCAGAACCTTACACACGAAGGGCATTAATGACTGAGATTGCTGCAGGTTGCTTATCCCTATTGCAGGTATTACCTGGGAATGTTGGCTACTTGAAATTCTTAGGTAAAACCTTCTTTACGGTTCCTGTAGGCCATTTCTTTGTGATCAATGTAAGCATCCCATGCCTTCTGTTTTTGTACTTGTTCTATCTTTTCTTCAGAATGGCCCAACTACGGAATTTTAAAGGCACCTACTGCTACCTGGTCCCATACCTGGTGTGCTTTATGTGGTGTGAGCTCTCTGTGGTCATTCTGCGGGAGTCCTCTGGCATTGGGCTCGTTCGCGCATCCATCGGTTACTTCCTGTTCCTCTTTGCACTCCCAGTGCTGGGTGTAGGCATTGCACTGATGTGTCTTGTCCACCTCATTAAGTGGTTTTTGTCTTTGGAGCTCATGAAAATTATAGTGACCCTGGTTTTGTGTGCTGTTCCTTTGCTCTTTCGATGGTGGACAAAGGTAAACTTCTCTGCAGTTGAAGTGGTTAAATCGCTCACTCGAAGCTCAATTGTGAAACTCATTCTGGTGTGGATTACAGCTGTAGTGCTGTTCTGTTGGTTCTATGTGTATCGGTCTGAAGGAATGAAAGTTTACAACTCCACCCTGACGTGGAATCAGTATGGTTTCCTCTGTGGACCCCGGGCCTGGAAGGAGACTAACATGGCACGCACTCAGATTTTGTGCAGCCACCTGGAAGGACACCGAGTGACGTGGACTGGGCGCTTCAAATATGTGCGCGTGACAGAAATCGACAATAGTGCAGAATCTGCAATAAATATGCTTCCATTTTTTATTGGAGATTGGATGAGATGCCTGTATGGTGAAACCTACCCTCTTTGCGATCCCAAAAATGTTACACTGGAGGAGGAAGAATTGTGTCGTCTGAAGTTTTTGACAAAGCATAAATGCCACATGAAAATGTTTGATCGGTACAAATTTGAAATAACTGTGGGCATGCCTTTCAGTAGCAAAAATGGAAGCAAACCTATAGAGGAGGATGATATAACCAAAGATATTGTGCTGAAGGCAAGCAATGAGTTTAAAAAAGTGTTGCTGAACTTGAGGCAGGGAAGTATAATTGAATTCAGCACAATTCTGGAGGGTCGTCTTGGCAGTAAATGGCCTGTCTTTGAACTGAAAGCAATCACTTGCTTGAATTGCATGTCCAAACTCTTACCTGCTGGGAGACACGTGAAAATAGAGCAGGACTGGAGGAGCACAGTGCATAAAGCCATTaaatttgcttttgattttttcttcttcccattcCTGTCAGCTGCATAA
- the WFS1 gene encoding wolframin isoform X1 translates to MRHGRTRQPPAKMNSDPGPNSSPSHPQQHLGRSQLNAAPVDHGENSQRPGTSSGDSATSSVPGYSRSREKTEKKEGMKEEPEVLFEELLERAKAGEPKAQTEVGKHFLRLAEEEDEELNNCSAVDWFILAAKQGRREAVKHLRRCLADRRGITSENEEEVKKLSSETDLERAVRKAALVMYWKLNPKKKKQLSVSELLENVGQVDNEDGEKQPGPVPKSVQKQRRMLERLVNSESKKFIALDDFVEITKKYAKGIIPSNLIMQEEEDDELAGKSPEELPLRLKVVKYPLHAIMEIKEYLIDIASKAGMHWLSTIVPTHHINALIFFFIISNLTIDFFAFIIPLVIFYLSFISMVICTLKVFQDSKAWENFRALTDLLLRFEPNLDVEQAEVNFGWNHLEPYIYFLLSVFFVIFSFPIASKDCIPCSELATVSVFFTVTSYMSLSTCAEPYTRRALMTEIAAGCLSLLQVLPGNVGYLKFLGKTFFTVPVGHFFVINVSIPCLLFLYLFYLFFRMAQLRNFKGTYCYLVPYLVCFMWCELSVVILRESSGIGLVRASIGYFLFLFALPVLGVGIALMCLVHLIKWFLSLELMKIIVTLVLCAVPLLFRWWTKVNFSAVEVVKSLTRSSIVKLILVWITAVVLFCWFYVYRSEGMKVYNSTLTWNQYGFLCGPRAWKETNMARTQILCSHLEGHRVTWTGRFKYVRVTEIDNSAESAINMLPFFIGDWMRCLYGETYPLCDPKNVTLEEEELCRLKFLTKHKCHMKMFDRYKFEITVGMPFSSKNGSKPIEEDDITKDIVLKASNEFKKVLLNLRQGSIIEFSTILEGRLGSKWPVFELKAITCLNCMSKLLPAGRHVKIEQDWRSTVHKAIKFAFDFFFFPFLSAA, encoded by the exons AGGGCATGAAGGAAGAACCCGAAGTGCTCTTTGAAGAACTGCTTGAGAGGGCCAAAGCTGGAGAACCAAAAGCACAAACAGAG GTGGGGAAGCACTTCTTGAGATTAgcagaagaggaggatgaagaacTTAACAATTGTAGTGCAGTTGACTGGTTCATCCTTGCTGCTAAGCAAGGCCGAAGAGAAGCTGTCAAACACCTGCGTAGATGCCTGGCAGACAGAAGAG gaATAACTTCTGAGAATGAGGAAGAGGTGAAAAAGTTATCATCTGAGACTGACTTGGAGAGAGCTGTGCGAAAAGCTGCCTTGGTCATGTATTGGAAATTAAATCCAAAAAAGAAGAAGCAATTATCAGTTTCTGAACTGCTGGAAAATGTTGGGCAAGTTGACAATGAAG ATGGTGAGAAGCAGCCTGGCCCGGTCCCAAAGTCTGTGCAGAAGCAGAGAAGGATGCTGGAGCGCTTAGTGAACAGTGAAT cTAAAAAATTTATTGCTTTGGATGACTTTGTTGAGATTACTAAGAAGTATGCAAAGGGAATCATCCCATCTAACCTGATtatgcaggaggaggaagatgatgagTTGGCAGGGAAAAGTCCAGAAGAACTACCCCTACGACTGAAG gtTGTAAAATATCCACTTCATGCCATTATGGAAATTAAAGAATACCTTATAGATATTGCATCAAAGGCAGGAATGCATTGGCTGTCTACCATTGTTCCAACACACCATATCAATGCTCTCATCTTTTTCTTCATCATCAGTAATTTGAcaattgatttttttgcctttattatTCCACTAGTCATATTCTATTTGTCCTTCATTTCTATGGTGATTTGCACACTGAAAGTTTTTCAGGACAGTAAGGCTTGGGAAAACTTCCGTGCTTTGACTGACTTACTGCTTCGTTTTGAACCAAACCTAGATGTCGAGCAAGCTGAGGTGAACTTTGGATGGAATCACTTAGAgccatacatttattttttactctcagtattctttgtaattttctccttccctATAGCAAGCAAAGACTGTATACCATGCTCAGAGTTAGCTACTGtctcagttttcttcacagtgacAAGTTACATGAGTTTAAGCACGTGTGCAGAACCTTACACACGAAGGGCATTAATGACTGAGATTGCTGCAGGTTGCTTATCCCTATTGCAGGTATTACCTGGGAATGTTGGCTACTTGAAATTCTTAGGTAAAACCTTCTTTACGGTTCCTGTAGGCCATTTCTTTGTGATCAATGTAAGCATCCCATGCCTTCTGTTTTTGTACTTGTTCTATCTTTTCTTCAGAATGGCCCAACTACGGAATTTTAAAGGCACCTACTGCTACCTGGTCCCATACCTGGTGTGCTTTATGTGGTGTGAGCTCTCTGTGGTCATTCTGCGGGAGTCCTCTGGCATTGGGCTCGTTCGCGCATCCATCGGTTACTTCCTGTTCCTCTTTGCACTCCCAGTGCTGGGTGTAGGCATTGCACTGATGTGTCTTGTCCACCTCATTAAGTGGTTTTTGTCTTTGGAGCTCATGAAAATTATAGTGACCCTGGTTTTGTGTGCTGTTCCTTTGCTCTTTCGATGGTGGACAAAGGTAAACTTCTCTGCAGTTGAAGTGGTTAAATCGCTCACTCGAAGCTCAATTGTGAAACTCATTCTGGTGTGGATTACAGCTGTAGTGCTGTTCTGTTGGTTCTATGTGTATCGGTCTGAAGGAATGAAAGTTTACAACTCCACCCTGACGTGGAATCAGTATGGTTTCCTCTGTGGACCCCGGGCCTGGAAGGAGACTAACATGGCACGCACTCAGATTTTGTGCAGCCACCTGGAAGGACACCGAGTGACGTGGACTGGGCGCTTCAAATATGTGCGCGTGACAGAAATCGACAATAGTGCAGAATCTGCAATAAATATGCTTCCATTTTTTATTGGAGATTGGATGAGATGCCTGTATGGTGAAACCTACCCTCTTTGCGATCCCAAAAATGTTACACTGGAGGAGGAAGAATTGTGTCGTCTGAAGTTTTTGACAAAGCATAAATGCCACATGAAAATGTTTGATCGGTACAAATTTGAAATAACTGTGGGCATGCCTTTCAGTAGCAAAAATGGAAGCAAACCTATAGAGGAGGATGATATAACCAAAGATATTGTGCTGAAGGCAAGCAATGAGTTTAAAAAAGTGTTGCTGAACTTGAGGCAGGGAAGTATAATTGAATTCAGCACAATTCTGGAGGGTCGTCTTGGCAGTAAATGGCCTGTCTTTGAACTGAAAGCAATCACTTGCTTGAATTGCATGTCCAAACTCTTACCTGCTGGGAGACACGTGAAAATAGAGCAGGACTGGAGGAGCACAGTGCATAAAGCCATTaaatttgcttttgattttttcttcttcccattcCTGTCAGCTGCATAA